Proteins encoded within one genomic window of Patescibacteria group bacterium:
- a CDS encoding SNF2-related protein, which yields MKLTDYHAKYFAYELTKRSPSNSLEKLSSTLSNAQVDLNPHQIEAALFAFKSPLSKGAILADEVGLGKTIEAGLVLSQKWAERKRKILLIVPSSLRKQWNSELQEKFFLPSLILETKSFNQIIKAGNLNPFSQEDAIVICSYHFAKGKSAYIRQTTFDLVVIDEAHRLRNVYKTSNKIAREIKDAIQEYPKLLLTATPLQNSLLELYGLTSIIDDHIFGDLESFKANYAKVSREQDIYDGELGLVEPKQEMFADLRARLRPICIRTLRRQVLEYINFRDRKPITQDYVPTDQEIELYDGMSEYLQRPKLYALPYSQRQLMTLILRKLLASSSFAIASTLNGLVYKLEKLEEEIREESKTINDELPFDLAENYEALADTADEWIDDEEDEPEGKGKAKKKYTLEDIPHIKTEKKDLEKFRDLAKAIFKNSKGESLLIALEKGFEMTATLGAQKKAVIFTESTITQKYLWDLLSDIGYKDKILLFNGSNNDQKSKDIYAEWLKKNADSDKITGSKTADLRAALVDYFKSDAEIMIATEAAAEGINLQFCSLVINYDLPWNPQRIEQRIGRCHRYGQKHDVVVVNFVNRKNAADQRVYELLDQKFKLFKGVFGASDEVLGSIESGVDFEKRIAAIYQSCRTEVEINTAFDALQTEMDESIQEGMRGAKEKLLENFDADVHEKLKINLRESKAFLETYEKWLWDVSQHYLGNRAIYADGEYSFTLKNNPFPGEDIEEGPYKIGKNIDDAHIYRPGHPLAEHILREVKAINLPSAELVFDYSNHGQIITPVSELVGTSGYLQVSELTIGSFETEDNLILTALTDDGTQIDEDVAKKLFSLKAEVAQNNVVTVNAEVQQLEQEKVNGLTIDIAERNGEFFEDEVDKLDKWAEDMKKSLEIELKRLDIDIKTMKTNAKKVLNLAEKVKLQREIKDTEKKRNNMRMKLYQSQDEVETKKEGLLERVEAQLKQKTTLTPLFSIRFKVI from the coding sequence ATGAAATTAACCGATTATCATGCAAAATACTTTGCTTACGAGCTGACCAAGCGCAGCCCGTCAAATAGTCTTGAAAAACTATCTTCTACGCTTTCAAACGCACAGGTTGATCTAAACCCTCACCAGATAGAGGCCGCTCTGTTCGCCTTTAAATCACCCTTATCAAAAGGAGCAATTCTTGCAGACGAGGTTGGTTTGGGGAAAACCATTGAAGCTGGTTTGGTTTTATCTCAAAAGTGGGCTGAACGAAAAAGAAAAATACTTTTAATAGTTCCATCAAGCCTTAGAAAGCAGTGGAACAGTGAGCTCCAAGAAAAATTCTTTCTACCCTCACTAATTCTGGAGACTAAATCATTTAATCAAATCATAAAAGCCGGCAATCTTAATCCCTTCAGCCAAGAAGACGCGATTGTTATTTGCTCATACCATTTTGCCAAAGGTAAATCAGCGTATATCCGCCAGACAACTTTCGACTTGGTAGTAATCGATGAGGCACACCGACTGCGCAATGTCTATAAAACAAGCAACAAAATTGCAAGAGAAATTAAGGACGCAATTCAGGAATATCCCAAATTATTACTTACGGCGACTCCACTCCAAAACTCATTATTAGAGCTATACGGCCTTACCAGTATTATTGATGACCATATCTTCGGTGATCTAGAAAGCTTCAAAGCAAACTACGCTAAAGTATCCCGTGAACAAGATATTTACGATGGGGAGTTAGGTTTAGTAGAGCCAAAGCAGGAAATGTTCGCTGATTTGCGCGCCAGATTGAGACCAATCTGTATCCGCACCTTACGACGTCAGGTTTTGGAATACATAAATTTTCGTGATCGCAAGCCAATCACCCAAGATTACGTGCCTACCGATCAAGAGATTGAGCTATATGATGGTATGTCAGAATATTTACAGCGGCCAAAGCTATACGCGCTCCCATACAGCCAACGTCAACTTATGACGCTAATTTTGCGTAAGCTTCTCGCCTCATCTTCTTTTGCAATTGCCAGCACCTTGAATGGCCTGGTTTATAAACTTGAAAAATTGGAGGAAGAGATCCGAGAAGAGTCCAAGACTATAAATGATGAACTCCCGTTCGATCTTGCTGAAAATTATGAGGCGCTTGCGGATACAGCAGACGAGTGGATTGATGATGAGGAAGATGAGCCTGAGGGTAAAGGAAAAGCTAAGAAGAAATACACGCTTGAAGATATTCCTCATATCAAAACAGAAAAAAAGGATTTGGAAAAGTTTAGAGATTTGGCCAAAGCAATTTTCAAAAATTCCAAAGGAGAATCCCTGCTTATTGCATTAGAAAAAGGTTTTGAAATGACCGCAACGCTTGGAGCCCAGAAAAAAGCGGTAATCTTTACTGAATCTACTATCACTCAAAAATATCTATGGGATTTACTATCAGATATCGGCTACAAAGATAAAATACTGCTATTTAACGGCTCTAATAATGATCAGAAATCCAAAGATATTTACGCTGAATGGCTTAAGAAAAACGCTGATAGTGACAAAATTACAGGGTCAAAGACCGCAGACCTACGTGCAGCTCTGGTAGACTATTTCAAATCTGATGCGGAAATAATGATTGCGACGGAAGCTGCAGCTGAAGGCATTAACCTACAATTCTGTTCACTAGTTATTAATTATGATCTCCCGTGGAACCCGCAAAGAATTGAGCAAAGAATCGGTCGCTGTCATCGTTATGGCCAAAAGCACGATGTGGTTGTGGTAAATTTTGTAAACCGCAAGAACGCTGCCGATCAGCGCGTTTACGAACTTCTTGATCAAAAATTCAAACTTTTTAAAGGGGTATTTGGGGCAAGTGATGAAGTACTTGGAAGTATTGAATCTGGTGTAGATTTTGAAAAACGAATCGCTGCAATATATCAGTCTTGCCGTACAGAGGTAGAGATAAACACTGCTTTTGATGCCCTGCAGACAGAAATGGACGAGTCGATTCAAGAAGGTATGCGTGGCGCTAAAGAAAAGCTTCTGGAGAACTTCGATGCTGATGTTCATGAAAAACTAAAAATCAATTTACGAGAGAGCAAGGCTTTTCTAGAAACATATGAAAAGTGGCTCTGGGATGTTTCACAGCACTATTTAGGAAACAGAGCAATATATGCTGATGGCGAATACTCTTTTACACTAAAAAATAATCCATTCCCCGGTGAAGACATTGAAGAAGGCCCATATAAAATTGGCAAAAATATTGATGACGCGCATATCTATCGCCCAGGCCATCCACTGGCCGAGCATATTTTGCGTGAAGTCAAAGCAATTAATCTACCCAGCGCCGAACTCGTATTCGATTATTCAAACCACGGACAGATTATTACCCCAGTAAGTGAGCTGGTAGGCACTTCTGGTTATCTGCAAGTATCAGAGCTCACCATTGGCTCATTTGAAACCGAAGATAATCTCATATTAACTGCTCTAACGGATGATGGGACTCAAATTGATGAAGATGTGGCGAAAAAGCTATTTTCCTTGAAGGCAGAGGTTGCCCAGAATAATGTAGTAACAGTAAATGCAGAAGTACAACAATTGGAACAGGAAAAGGTAAATGGTCTCACTATTGATATTGCCGAACGTAATGGTGAGTTCTTTGAAGATGAAGTAGACAAGCTCGATAAATGGGCAGAGGATATGAAAAAAAGTTTAGAAATAGAGCTGAAGCGACTCGATATTGATATAAAAACAATGAAGACAAATGCGAAAAAGGTCTTAAATCTAGCAGAAAAAGTTAAACTTCAACGCGAGATTAAAGACACTGAAAAGAAACGGAACAATATGCGCATGAAACTTTATCAATCACAGGATGAGGTTGAAACCAAAAAAGAGGGGCTTCTTGAAAGAGTAGAAGCTCAACTTAAGCAGAAAACAACGCTCACGCCCTTATTTTCCATCCGGTTTAAGGTAATATAA
- a CDS encoding GNAT family protein, with product MPEQLKITFSPLKLEDIKLRTKWIQNPKVKANLGWQIRNGVTHKDNVRWFNRYQKNKYDKRFTVKANGIPVGLVGLTGQNPVDKHAELFIMIGEDEYRGLGIGRKACEYIIKYGFEKLKLHKIFLAVYSYNLPAINLYKSLGFEVEGVLKEQVFYDQKYQDEIQMGLINPSERK from the coding sequence ATGCCAGAGCAATTAAAAATAACTTTTAGCCCGCTAAAGCTAGAAGACATCAAACTACGAACCAAATGGATACAAAATCCCAAAGTCAAAGCCAACTTAGGGTGGCAAATTAGAAACGGCGTAACCCACAAAGACAACGTAAGATGGTTCAACCGCTATCAAAAAAATAAATATGACAAACGCTTCACCGTCAAGGCCAACGGCATTCCGGTTGGTCTAGTTGGATTAACCGGCCAAAATCCGGTAGATAAACACGCCGAACTATTCATCATGATTGGTGAAGATGAATACAGAGGGCTTGGTATTGGCAGAAAAGCCTGCGAATACATCATCAAATACGGTTTTGAAAAGCTCAAACTACACAAAATATTCCTAGCGGTGTACAGCTACAACCTCCCAGCGATCAATCTGTACAAATCGCTTGGGTTTGAGGTAGAAGGCGTGCTTAAGGAACAAGTGTTTTATGATCAAAAATATCAAGACGAAATCCAAATGGGATTAATAAATCCATCTGAAAGGAAGTAA
- a CDS encoding site-specific DNA-methyltransferase, producing MTNNKQKLELTWIGKNNPEYDIANIEPRILEENPELSNCANDPNTENMIIHGDNLLALKALLPEYEGKIKCIYIDPPYNTGNAFEYYDDSVEHSTWLSLMKPRLELLRMLLKEDGIIFIQIDDVEQPYLRVLMDEVFGRNNFINTISVNSKVSAGASGGGEDIRLKKNIEYILVYCKETNSFLPFEPVYKETELMSYIARMKDDEKSFKYTSVLYKIDNVVPYKIIKDGSGDDIVISEVKSYDIKSVKQIAQLEGISENEVYIKYFDKIITTTNAQTSIRTRVWDATDSENNMFIASYSPKSGRNKDNKIDIIFMGKQKVLVIWLKDTATLLKGKIYKKEKIGTYWDGFSWINVTKEGGVLFPNGKKPESLLQRIIRMSTNEDDIVLDSFLGSGTTCAVAHKMRRRYLGIEMGDHAFTHCKVRLDKVISGLDQGGISKTLEWQGGGAYKFYELAPSFIIKDEFGNPIIDDYYNDTKLIKAMCKLMNFTYQPSQTEYWKHGMGQGKNYLYVTTQLLTCGMVQQIVGHLSDGESLIICPKKFEPGAEKIDSRITIKKIPQSVLKACHFGKKEYLLPIKETAMEELENDEESD from the coding sequence ATGACAAACAACAAACAAAAACTAGAACTAACCTGGATTGGGAAAAATAATCCCGAGTACGATATTGCTAACATCGAGCCAAGAATCTTAGAAGAAAACCCTGAGCTTTCAAATTGTGCCAATGATCCAAATACCGAGAATATGATTATTCACGGGGATAATCTTCTCGCACTAAAAGCTCTACTCCCTGAATATGAGGGTAAAATAAAATGTATATATATTGATCCGCCATATAACACCGGTAACGCATTTGAGTACTACGATGACAGCGTAGAGCATAGTACTTGGCTATCCTTGATGAAACCAAGGCTAGAATTATTGAGGATGCTTCTTAAAGAAGATGGAATTATTTTTATTCAAATTGATGATGTTGAGCAACCGTATCTTAGGGTATTAATGGATGAAGTTTTTGGAAGAAATAACTTTATCAATACTATCTCGGTGAATTCAAAAGTTAGTGCCGGTGCCAGTGGGGGCGGTGAAGATATAAGGCTAAAGAAGAACATTGAATATATATTAGTATATTGCAAAGAAACAAATTCTTTTTTGCCGTTTGAACCTGTTTATAAGGAAACAGAGCTGATGAGTTATATTGCTCGAATGAAAGATGACGAAAAAAGTTTTAAATACACCTCCGTACTTTATAAGATTGATAATGTCGTTCCGTATAAAATCATTAAGGACGGAAGCGGCGATGATATAGTAATATCCGAAGTTAAAAGTTACGACATAAAAAGCGTAAAACAAATAGCTCAGCTTGAAGGCATTTCTGAGAATGAAGTGTATATAAAATATTTTGACAAAATAATTACCACAACAAATGCTCAAACATCGATCAGAACCAGAGTTTGGGATGCTACGGATAGTGAAAATAATATGTTCATTGCTTCTTATAGCCCCAAGTCCGGAAGAAATAAAGATAATAAAATAGATATTATTTTTATGGGAAAACAAAAAGTTCTTGTGATTTGGCTCAAAGATACCGCAACACTTTTAAAAGGAAAGATATACAAAAAGGAAAAAATTGGTACCTACTGGGATGGTTTTAGCTGGATTAATGTTACAAAAGAAGGCGGGGTACTTTTCCCAAACGGTAAAAAGCCGGAATCACTGCTACAGAGAATAATACGAATGTCTACAAATGAGGATGATATCGTACTAGATTCTTTCCTGGGCTCTGGTACAACATGCGCTGTCGCACATAAAATGAGACGTAGATATCTTGGAATTGAAATGGGCGATCATGCATTCACACACTGCAAGGTAAGATTAGATAAGGTCATTAGCGGTCTAGATCAAGGTGGTATCAGTAAAACCTTAGAATGGCAAGGTGGAGGTGCATACAAATTCTATGAGTTAGCCCCAAGTTTTATCATCAAAGATGAGTTTGGTAACCCAATAATTGACGATTATTACAACGATACAAAGCTTATTAAAGCCATGTGCAAGCTGATGAATTTCACTTATCAGCCAAGCCAAACTGAATATTGGAAACACGGTATGGGCCAAGGTAAGAACTACCTTTATGTCACAACCCAACTCTTAACATGCGGAATGGTTCAACAGATTGTGGGCCATCTTTCCGATGGCGAATCATTGATTATTTGTCCCAAGAAGTTTGAGCCCGGCGCGGAAAAAATTGATAGTCGAATTACGATCAAGAAGATTCCACAATCAGTGCTGAAAGCCTGTCATTTTGGCAAGAAAGAATACTTACTGCCAATTAAGGAAACAGCTATGGAAGAATTAGAAAATGATGAGGAAAGCGACTAG
- a CDS encoding Fic family protein, which yields MQSRPKDEEDLERKAAAGVIHAAGFVRKYARSDKKINLETVNAIHKEIWKNIWPEIAGQFRTEEVKISGSKHLPPHPTKIPGLMKQADAELISKINNIGPECKGLIIGFDEISNELVECIDKVVTVAAWIHHKITFIHPFFEGNGRTARLAANLILERYGLVGISVKIEKENKNAYRKALAQIDNNSDYEPLKKLIYEGLNERYNGVPMKYYPATHKKPKAL from the coding sequence ATGCAATCCAGACCAAAAGATGAAGAGGATCTGGAGCGAAAAGCCGCTGCTGGAGTAATTCATGCAGCCGGTTTTGTGCGAAAATATGCCAGGTCTGACAAGAAAATAAATCTTGAAACCGTAAACGCTATTCATAAAGAGATATGGAAAAATATCTGGCCTGAAATTGCGGGGCAATTCAGAACCGAAGAGGTCAAAATCTCAGGTTCAAAACATCTACCACCGCATCCAACAAAAATACCAGGTCTTATGAAACAAGCCGATGCAGAACTTATTAGTAAAATTAATAACATTGGTCCAGAATGCAAAGGACTAATAATCGGGTTTGATGAGATTAGTAATGAATTGGTAGAATGCATTGACAAAGTAGTCACAGTTGCCGCTTGGATTCATCATAAAATTACATTCATCCACCCATTTTTTGAGGGAAACGGGAGAACTGCTAGGCTAGCTGCTAACTTAATTCTTGAAAGATATGGGCTTGTTGGGATATCGGTTAAGATTGAAAAAGAAAATAAGAATGCGTATCGTAAAGCTTTAGCTCAAATTGACAACAATTCTGATTATGAGCCGTTAAAGAAATTAATATACGAGGGATTAAACGAGCGATACAATGGTGTCCCAATGAAATACTACCCTGCGACACATAAGAAACCGAAAGCACTTTGA
- a CDS encoding Bro-N domain-containing protein, which translates to MTDLEIALFEGKKIRRVWDSKESVWYFSVVDVVETLTNSVNARDYWFKMKIRVNSEDGVELSTLCRQLKLESSDGKKYLTDCATTQAILRIIQSIPSPKAEPFKLWLSKVGYERIQEIQDPEKAINRARENWQRFGRSEKWIQQRMMGQETRNKLTDYWKNNGIEEQSEFAILTNVIHQEWSGLTVGKHKQIKGLSKQNLRDHMSEAELIFTALAELSTRKIAETDKATGFEPNKIAGIKGGGIAKNARIELEQETGKKVITNENYLPKKKEIKDKE; encoded by the coding sequence ATGACCGATCTTGAAATAGCGTTATTCGAAGGCAAGAAAATTAGACGAGTCTGGGATAGTAAGGAATCGGTATGGTATTTCTCAGTGGTTGACGTAGTCGAGACGCTAACTAACAGTGTTAATGCGCGAGACTATTGGTTCAAAATGAAAATCCGTGTAAATTCAGAGGATGGTGTAGAGTTGTCGACACTTTGTCGACAACTGAAACTAGAATCGTCAGATGGAAAAAAATACTTGACGGATTGCGCCACAACCCAGGCTATTCTGCGTATTATTCAGTCGATCCCATCACCTAAAGCAGAACCGTTTAAGCTCTGGTTGTCTAAAGTTGGCTACGAGAGAATCCAAGAAATTCAAGATCCGGAAAAAGCGATAAATCGCGCTAGAGAAAACTGGCAACGATTCGGTCGGAGTGAAAAATGGATTCAACAAAGGATGATGGGGCAAGAAACTAGAAATAAACTAACCGATTACTGGAAAAATAATGGAATAGAAGAGCAAAGCGAATTTGCTATTCTAACAAATGTGATTCATCAAGAATGGAGCGGGCTAACTGTTGGTAAACACAAACAAATTAAAGGACTTTCAAAACAAAATCTGCGTGATCATATGTCTGAAGCCGAGCTAATTTTCACCGCGCTGGCAGAGCTATCTACCCGTAAGATAGCCGAAACAGATAAAGCCACTGGATTTGAGCCAAATAAAATTGCTGGTATAAAAGGCGGTGGTATCGCCAAAAATGCTAGAATTGAGCTAGAACAAGAAACCGGTAAAAAAGTAATTACTAACGAGAACTATTTGCCAAAGAAGAAAGAAATTAAAGATAAGGAATAA
- a CDS encoding alpha/beta hydrolase — protein MTQQILVINGGNAFETHEEYIQNLKNREVTLEKMVAKSWKDNLADALGGNYQVLIPKMPNARNARYAEWKIMFEKIIPLLDDNVIIIGHSLGGIFTAKYLSENVSSRKIKAVYLVAAPYNTPTKHPLVDFNIIKSLDGLAKQVKTIFIYQSKDDKVVPFSNCKDYVKELLQATLRVFDDRKHFDQPTFPEIVEDIRAL, from the coding sequence ATGACACAGCAAATATTAGTGATAAATGGTGGGAATGCGTTTGAAACGCACGAGGAATATATTCAAAACCTAAAAAACAGAGAGGTCACACTTGAAAAAATGGTGGCAAAAAGCTGGAAGGACAATTTGGCAGATGCACTAGGTGGCAACTACCAAGTTTTAATTCCAAAAATGCCCAACGCTCGAAATGCGCGATACGCCGAATGGAAAATTATGTTCGAAAAAATTATTCCATTACTAGATGACAACGTAATTATAATTGGGCACTCACTGGGTGGAATATTCACCGCTAAATATCTATCAGAAAATGTTAGCTCAAGAAAAATTAAGGCGGTTTACTTGGTCGCCGCGCCTTACAACACGCCAACCAAACACCCGCTAGTCGATTTTAATATAATCAAATCGCTAGACGGCCTGGCCAAACAGGTTAAAACGATATTTATTTATCAAAGTAAAGATGACAAAGTTGTGCCATTTTCAAATTGCAAAGATTACGTTAAGGAGTTGCTACAAGCAACGCTTAGGGTTTTTGATGACCGAAAGCACTTTGACCAACCCACCTTCCCCGAAATTGTTGAGGATATTCGAGCATTATAG